The Ursus arctos isolate Adak ecotype North America unplaced genomic scaffold, UrsArc2.0 scaffold_28, whole genome shotgun sequence genome has a window encoding:
- the WDR73 gene encoding WD repeat-containing protein 73, producing MEPEEDWLVESLRLYQDFHAFDLSGATRVLEWIGDKGVFVAGYESLKKNEILHLILPLRLSVKENQGLCPERDFKVCHGGFSDTSVFDLKHVPDTRLLVTTGLPSSYLHVWQVTEDSDVIQAVSSIAVQQKEGGLWPRVAIFSSTAPRVLHGARLRSLNIVDLETQKTTYTSGVSDSEELSSLQVLDADTFAFCCASGRLGLVDIRQKWAPSENLSPGPGAAGGRWYADVGGRGPGPSIASLGSNGQLCLLDPRDLGHPVSSVQCSVSAPSPDPELLRVTWAPGLDGCLAISGFDGTVQVYDATSWDGVGSQVDPLFTHRGHIFLEGSQIDTAPLVTTHTWHPHKPRTLLSAASDASLHVWDWVDLRVAS from the exons GAGTCTTTGTTGCTGGCTATGAAAgcctgaaaaaaaatgagattcttCATCTGATATTACCTCTCAGACTTTCTGTAAAAGAAAACCAG GGCTTATGCCCAGAAAGAGATTTCAAGGTGTGCCATGGAGGGTTTTCAGACACGTCTGTCTTCGATCTGAAGCACGTGCCAGACACCAG GTTGCTGGTCACCACTGGTCTTCCGAGTTCTTACCTGCATGTGTGGCAGGTCACAGAGGACAGTG ATGTCATTCAGGCTGTCAGCAGCATTGCTGTGCAGCAGAAGGAGGGCGGTCTCTGGCCCAGGGTGGCCATCTTCTCTTCTACGGCACCCAGAGTCCTCCACGGGGCGAGGCTCCGCAGTCTGAACATCGTGGATCTGGAAACACAGAAGACCACGTACACCTCAG GGGTCAGCGACAGTGAGGAGCTGAGTAGCCTGCAGGTCCTGGACGCAGACACTTTTGCCTTCTGCTGTGCCTCCGGCCGGCTGGGGCTCGTTGACATCCGCCAGAAGTGGGCGCCGTCAGAGAATCTCAGCCCCGGCCCTGGAGCTGCTGGCGGGAGGTGGTATGCTGACGTTGGGGGCCGGGGCCCTGGGCCCAGCATTGCCAGCCTTGGCTCCAATGGGCAGCTCTGCCTTCTCGATCCCCGGGACCTCGGCCATCCTGTGAGCTCCGTCCAGTGCTCAGTGTCTGCACCCAGCCCTGACCCAGAGCTGCTGCGAGTGACTTGGGCTCCAGGCCTGGACGGCTGCTTGGCCATTTCAG GTTTTGATGGGACAGTCCAGGTCTACGATGCCACATCTTGGGATGGAGTGGGGAGCCAAGTAGACCCTCTCTTCACTCACAGAGGTCACATCTTCCTGGAGGGCAGTCAGATAGACACTGCTCCACTGGTCACTACCCACACTTGGCACCCCCACAAACCACGGACTTTGTTATCGGCAGCAAGTGACGCCTCACTGCACGTGTGGGACTGGGTGGACCTCCGCGTGGCCTCCTGA